The Yersinia entomophaga nucleotide sequence CCCAATGCCCAAGGTTGGCAATATTTGCTGCTCATGGCGATCAACATCCCAGGTCATTGTCACAGGGACTTTTTTACAGGTATTTCTTTTTCCCCCGCCATGTTGGGGGTTACATGGGTTTTGCCGTGTATAAGGCATTTTTGATGTGTATAGCCAGGTATGCCCTTGTAATCGAGAATGTTCGAAACGCAGCCCGCCATCCAGCCGTAACCAGTCATCGTAGTGGTAATCAAACTGAGTGAAAACGCTAGTCAGACTGCGCTGGCCAGACGGAGTCACACCCTGCATGAGATCTTTGTTCGTGTGGCCGCTGGAACGATCGCTAAACCAATCCATACCATATTGAAGGCTCAATAAATGGTTATCCGGCAGCATGAAACGTTGAGTATTTTGTAGCTGGAGACCGCGCGTAGTTAAACGCGTGCGAGTGGTATATTTCCGACAGAAAATAGGATCAGAACACAAAGTATTGGTTTTATCATCGGTATCAACGTAATAGGCTTTTGCCTTGGCATCCAACCAGGGTAGATGCTCGGGCTGTAAGCTGTAATCCAATCCGAAATTCTGCGTTATGACATCGCTAATACTGCTGGTTTTCCAGCCGACGCCGCTTTTATTCGGTGAGTTTTTTACACTTACCAGAAAGCCGCCGTTAGGGCTGCTTACCTGAGTTTGCAGGTAACTGGCAACCAAACGCTGCTCCGCAGGCAAGTTCCAGCCCACTTTAGCCAGTCGGGTATGCATTTGGTAGCCGGAATTGAGCACTTTCATGTGCTTTAACTCATCACCGATTGAGTTTTTCCCCTTATTTCCATATCCAAAACGTAGCTCGCCCAGACTACCGATGTTTCCCGGCCAATAATCACCAAAGTTCCGCTCACTTATGGCTATCAATAAATCTCCGGTTTCATGACCAAATGCCAATGTTCCGCCACCTATAAATCGGGTACCGTTATCGCCCGTTGTGGCTCGCAGATTACCGCCAAGCTCTTTTCCTGGCTCAAGAAAATCCGCCGCGTTTATCGTATTAAAAGTAGCAATACCGCCAATTACGCCGGCGCTACCGATACCGCTGGTCGGCCCTTTTTCAATCACCACATTGCTAAGAATATCCGGATCAATAAACATCACGCCGTTACGTCCGCCGTGACCACTTTTCATAAAGTTTTGCCGCATACCGTCAATATTCATATTTATACGACCAAAATCTTGAATACCGCGAATATTGACCGATAAAGCAGGATCTTGTTGGTCTACGGCAGAATAGACGCCGGCAGTTTGCTCCAATATATCAGCCGCATGGCGGGCAGGACGGTTATCTAATTGTTCTTTAGTTATTTCACTAACAGAGCGAGGTTCATCATATATCCAATCGTCAGAATATTGCAGACCGCCACCTTCTATTTTTAGCGGTTCTAATACCACATTATTATCATCTATCTTTGAAGAGGGGATATTAACATCAAGCTGTTCCGAGTAACTTTTATCACTAAATAAATAAAAAATAAAAAAAAGAATGATACTGATTAAACCATTAGGCTTAATTTTATTCACATAATTATTATGCATATTTTTGCTTCATCCTTGGAAAAATAATGCGACAGCCAACTTAGTTATTTCACTAAATCAACAGTTTAAAAATAAAGTCTTACATTAGCGCTTTATTTATATTTCAACAATTGAGAATGATTATCATAATCACTTAATGAAATAAACTCAACTTCCTACAGGAAGAAATAAAGAAATAGCGCCAATGAATGACAGTAAATGTGAATACTCGCCCTAATGCTAAAGGAATGAATGGTTAATTATCGCAGATGAACCCAATATATTAATTAAAGGGATGTTTAATTACGACTGACAGTTAGCCTATAGCTAACATATTCACAGGGAAGGGAATATTTGGCAATAAAGCGGATGGTAAGCGTGCCATCCGCAATGCGTAAGGAATTAATTAAAACA carries:
- a CDS encoding TonB-dependent hemoglobin/transferrin/lactoferrin family receptor, translated to MHNNYVNKIKPNGLISIILFFIFYLFSDKSYSEQLDVNIPSSKIDDNNVVLEPLKIEGGGLQYSDDWIYDEPRSVSEITKEQLDNRPARHAADILEQTAGVYSAVDQQDPALSVNIRGIQDFGRINMNIDGMRQNFMKSGHGGRNGVMFIDPDILSNVVIEKGPTSGIGSAGVIGGIATFNTINAADFLEPGKELGGNLRATTGDNGTRFIGGGTLAFGHETGDLLIAISERNFGDYWPGNIGSLGELRFGYGNKGKNSIGDELKHMKVLNSGYQMHTRLAKVGWNLPAEQRLVASYLQTQVSSPNGGFLVSVKNSPNKSGVGWKTSSISDVITQNFGLDYSLQPEHLPWLDAKAKAYYVDTDDKTNTLCSDPIFCRKYTTRTRLTTRGLQLQNTQRFMLPDNHLLSLQYGMDWFSDRSSGHTNKDLMQGVTPSGQRSLTSVFTQFDYHYDDWLRLDGGLRFEHSRLQGHTWLYTSKMPYTRQNPCNPQHGGGKRNTCKKVPVTMTWDVDRHEQQILPTLGIGVKPGVQWLEFFGNYGQSWRPPGITETLATGSAHGSGFLFPNPNLAIERSRTWESGLNIQQEDLFISGDKFGAKMAYFDTRVTNYINLELERALPLRGSQSFAYAAYVNNLLKSRFRGLEYQLSYDAGFFYTSLNYTRMIGHNDTCSKPAWLGGIQSVKNTKGIGMYGVDGNHLNDFILCRHGAVFGSSAYLPGDRGSLTLGGRALNKLLDFGTVIRYNRGYQDLSVLNGYGYPGTAYVADWPKYIVFDLYASYKITNNLILRTSIENISNRAYLVNYGDSLSFSASRGRTIQGGFEYKF